One segment of Anopheles stephensi strain Indian chromosome 3, UCI_ANSTEP_V1.0, whole genome shotgun sequence DNA contains the following:
- the LOC118512278 gene encoding microtubule-associated protein RP/EB family member 1 isoform X2 — protein MAVNVYSTNVTTDNLSRHDMLSWVNDCLRSQFTKIEELCTGAAYCQYMDMLFPGSVPMKRVKFRTNLEHEYIQNFKILQAAFKKMNVDKIIPIDKLIKGRFQDNFEFLQWFKKFFDANYDGREYDALLARDNLPMGLGSGAGAPKGNGVSAVAPPRKMAIGTTAAPRAGIKPIAPTRQMVQSPPGRIGGGGNVNTSKSSSQNSVPNQQIEELTAQMNDMRLNFEGLEKERDFYFSKLRDIEILCQDDEQIQSPFVQKILEILYATEDGFAPPDEIPPEEEEY, from the exons ATGGCCGTCAACGTCTATTCGACCAACGTCACGACAGACAATCTCTCGCGGCATGATATGCTGTCGTGGGTGAACGATTGTCTGCGATCCCAGTTTACCAAGATCGAGGAACTGTGCACCGGTGCAGCTTACTGCCAGTATATGGATATGCTATTTCCCGGTTCCGTACCAATGAAGCGTGTGAAATTTCGCACTAACCTCGAGCACGAATACATCCAAAACTTCAAAATCCTGCAGGCCGCTTTCAAGAAGATGAACGTCGATAAG aTTATTCCAATCGATAAACTAATTAAGGGTCGCTTCCAAGAtaactttgaatttttgcaaTGGTTCAAAAAGTTCTTCGACGCAAACTATGACGGTAGAGAGTATGATGCTTTATTAGCGCGCGATAACCTACCGATGGGTTTGGGTTCCGGTGCAGGTGCACCGAAAGGTAATGGCGTGTCAGCCGTTGCTCCGCCGCGTAAAATGGCAATCGGCACCACGGCAGCACCACGTGCTGGAATCAAACCGA TTGCACCCACCCGACAGATGGTGCAGAGCCCGCCGGGGCGAATTGGAGGTGGCGGCAATGTAAATACGAGCAAATCGTCCTCCCAGAACAGTGTACCGAATCAGCAGATCGAGGAGCTTACCGCACAAATGAACGACATGAGACTAAACTTCGAGGGTCTGGAAAAGGAGCGCGATTTCTATTTCAGCAAATTGCGGGATATCGAAATTCT GTGTCAGGATGATGAGCAAATCCAGAGTCCTTTCGTGCAAAAAATTCTAGAGATTCTGTACGCGACGGAG gaTGGTTTTGCGCCACCAGATGAAATACCGCCGGAGGAAGAGGAATATTAA
- the LOC118512278 gene encoding microtubule-associated protein RP/EB family member 1 isoform X1, producing the protein MAVNVYSTNVTTDNLSRHDMLSWVNDCLRSQFTKIEELCTGAAYCQYMDMLFPGSVPMKRVKFRTNLEHEYIQNFKILQAAFKKMNVDKIIPIDKLIKGRFQDNFEFLQWFKKFFDANYDGREYDALLARDNLPMGLGSGAGAPKGNGVSAVAPPRKMAIGTTAAPRAGIKPMSKVAPTRQMVQSPPGRIGGGGNVNTSKSSSQNSVPNQQIEELTAQMNDMRLNFEGLEKERDFYFSKLRDIEILCQDDEQIQSPFVQKILEILYATEDGFAPPDEIPPEEEEY; encoded by the exons ATGGCCGTCAACGTCTATTCGACCAACGTCACGACAGACAATCTCTCGCGGCATGATATGCTGTCGTGGGTGAACGATTGTCTGCGATCCCAGTTTACCAAGATCGAGGAACTGTGCACCGGTGCAGCTTACTGCCAGTATATGGATATGCTATTTCCCGGTTCCGTACCAATGAAGCGTGTGAAATTTCGCACTAACCTCGAGCACGAATACATCCAAAACTTCAAAATCCTGCAGGCCGCTTTCAAGAAGATGAACGTCGATAAG aTTATTCCAATCGATAAACTAATTAAGGGTCGCTTCCAAGAtaactttgaatttttgcaaTGGTTCAAAAAGTTCTTCGACGCAAACTATGACGGTAGAGAGTATGATGCTTTATTAGCGCGCGATAACCTACCGATGGGTTTGGGTTCCGGTGCAGGTGCACCGAAAGGTAATGGCGTGTCAGCCGTTGCTCCGCCGCGTAAAATGGCAATCGGCACCACGGCAGCACCACGTGCTGGAATCAAACCGA TGTCCAAAGTTGCACCCACCCGACAGATGGTGCAGAGCCCGCCGGGGCGAATTGGAGGTGGCGGCAATGTAAATACGAGCAAATCGTCCTCCCAGAACAGTGTACCGAATCAGCAGATCGAGGAGCTTACCGCACAAATGAACGACATGAGACTAAACTTCGAGGGTCTGGAAAAGGAGCGCGATTTCTATTTCAGCAAATTGCGGGATATCGAAATTCT GTGTCAGGATGATGAGCAAATCCAGAGTCCTTTCGTGCAAAAAATTCTAGAGATTCTGTACGCGACGGAG gaTGGTTTTGCGCCACCAGATGAAATACCGCCGGAGGAAGAGGAATATTAA
- the LOC118512278 gene encoding microtubule-associated protein RP/EB family member 1 isoform X4, translating into MAVNVYSTNVTTDNLSRHDMLSWVNDCLRSQFTKIEELCTGAAYCQYMDMLFPGSVPMKRVKFRTNLEHEYIQNFKILQAAFKKMNVDKVIPVDKLIKGRFQDNFEFLQWFKKFFDANYDGREYDALEARGGIMLGQGAIQNELGVGELPTTRIHSRPAASANRGTIVAPTRQMVQSPPGRIGGGGNVNTSKSSSQNSVPNQQIEELTAQMNDMRLNFEGLEKERDFYFSKLRDIEILCQDDEQIQSPFVQKILEILYATEDGFAPPDEIPPEEEEY; encoded by the exons ATGGCCGTCAACGTCTATTCGACCAACGTCACGACAGACAATCTCTCGCGGCATGATATGCTGTCGTGGGTGAACGATTGTCTGCGATCCCAGTTTACCAAGATCGAGGAACTGTGCACCGGTGCAGCTTACTGCCAGTATATGGATATGCTATTTCCCGGTTCCGTACCAATGAAGCGTGTGAAATTTCGCACTAACCTCGAGCACGAATACATCCAAAACTTCAAAATCCTGCAGGCCGCTTTCAAGAAGATGAACGTCGATAAG GTCATCCCGGTGGACAAGCTGATCAAGGGTCGTTTTCAGGATAATTTCGAGTTTTTACAGTGGTTCAAAAAGTTCTTCGATGCGAACTACGACGGCCGGGAGTACGATGCGCTGGAGGCACGCGGTGGCATCATGCTCGGCCAGGGAGCGATACAGAACGAGCTGGGTGTTGGCGAACTGCCGACCACCCGGATTCACAGCCGTCCAGCTGCTTCCGCCAACCGCGGGACGATCG TTGCACCCACCCGACAGATGGTGCAGAGCCCGCCGGGGCGAATTGGAGGTGGCGGCAATGTAAATACGAGCAAATCGTCCTCCCAGAACAGTGTACCGAATCAGCAGATCGAGGAGCTTACCGCACAAATGAACGACATGAGACTAAACTTCGAGGGTCTGGAAAAGGAGCGCGATTTCTATTTCAGCAAATTGCGGGATATCGAAATTCT GTGTCAGGATGATGAGCAAATCCAGAGTCCTTTCGTGCAAAAAATTCTAGAGATTCTGTACGCGACGGAG gaTGGTTTTGCGCCACCAGATGAAATACCGCCGGAGGAAGAGGAATATTAA
- the LOC118512287 gene encoding CDGSH iron-sulfur domain-containing protein 3, mitochondrial yields MNVLPKVCRSPCFAVRSAPMCAVLRCYSTAGGDTKLPKNVIEHLNTAQEQQTNGFVYDKKPFRMELEEGKRYSWCLCGRSKGQPLCDGTHKLVQYKITQRPVRFQVEKSGTYWLCNCKQTKHRPFCDGTHKCEEVQKTSGK; encoded by the exons ATGAATGTTCTTCCGAAGGTGTGCCGTTCGCCTTGCTTTGCGGTC CGATCTGCTCCGATGTGTGCGGTGCTGCGTTGCTATAGCACTGCCGGCGGTGACACCAAACTACCCAAGAATGTGATCGAACATCTTAACACGGCACAGGAGCAGCAAACGAATGGCTTTGTATACGATAAAAAACCATTCCGGATGGAGCTGGAAGAAG GAAAGCGTTATTCCTGGTGCCTTTGCGGGCGCTCCAAAGGTCAACCGCTGTGCGATGGAACGCACAAGCTAGTGCAGTATAAAATCACGCAACG TCCCGTTCGATTTCAAGTGGAAAAGTCAGGGACATACTGGCTGTGCAACTGCAAACAGACGAAACACCGGCCCTTTTGCGATGGAACGCACAAATGCGAAGAGGTGCAGAAGACATCCGGCAAGTAG
- the LOC118512278 gene encoding microtubule-associated protein RP/EB family member 1 isoform X3, with product MAVNVYSTNVTTDNLSRHDMLSWVNDCLRSQFTKIEELCTGAAYCQYMDMLFPGSVPMKRVKFRTNLEHEYIQNFKILQAAFKKMNVDKVIPVDKLIKGRFQDNFEFLQWFKKFFDANYDGREYDALEARGGIMLGQGAIQNELGVGELPTTRIHSRPAASANRGTIVSKVAPTRQMVQSPPGRIGGGGNVNTSKSSSQNSVPNQQIEELTAQMNDMRLNFEGLEKERDFYFSKLRDIEILCQDDEQIQSPFVQKILEILYATEDGFAPPDEIPPEEEEY from the exons ATGGCCGTCAACGTCTATTCGACCAACGTCACGACAGACAATCTCTCGCGGCATGATATGCTGTCGTGGGTGAACGATTGTCTGCGATCCCAGTTTACCAAGATCGAGGAACTGTGCACCGGTGCAGCTTACTGCCAGTATATGGATATGCTATTTCCCGGTTCCGTACCAATGAAGCGTGTGAAATTTCGCACTAACCTCGAGCACGAATACATCCAAAACTTCAAAATCCTGCAGGCCGCTTTCAAGAAGATGAACGTCGATAAG GTCATCCCGGTGGACAAGCTGATCAAGGGTCGTTTTCAGGATAATTTCGAGTTTTTACAGTGGTTCAAAAAGTTCTTCGATGCGAACTACGACGGCCGGGAGTACGATGCGCTGGAGGCACGCGGTGGCATCATGCTCGGCCAGGGAGCGATACAGAACGAGCTGGGTGTTGGCGAACTGCCGACCACCCGGATTCACAGCCGTCCAGCTGCTTCCGCCAACCGCGGGACGATCG TGTCCAAAGTTGCACCCACCCGACAGATGGTGCAGAGCCCGCCGGGGCGAATTGGAGGTGGCGGCAATGTAAATACGAGCAAATCGTCCTCCCAGAACAGTGTACCGAATCAGCAGATCGAGGAGCTTACCGCACAAATGAACGACATGAGACTAAACTTCGAGGGTCTGGAAAAGGAGCGCGATTTCTATTTCAGCAAATTGCGGGATATCGAAATTCT GTGTCAGGATGATGAGCAAATCCAGAGTCCTTTCGTGCAAAAAATTCTAGAGATTCTGTACGCGACGGAG gaTGGTTTTGCGCCACCAGATGAAATACCGCCGGAGGAAGAGGAATATTAA